A genomic window from bacterium includes:
- a CDS encoding CrcB family protein has translation MILDLLAVAAGGAVGALLRFGLLRRSEASARSAGGPWDAGARATFATNLAGCALFGFWVAAAAAGRVGANLDAGSANALDLFVLTGLCGGWTTFSTVVADGVRLRSDRGRRSAVAYAAATGILGILALWIGLRIGA, from the coding sequence TTGATCCTCGACCTCCTGGCAGTGGCTGCGGGTGGCGCAGTCGGCGCGCTTCTTCGCTTCGGCCTGCTTCGCCGATCGGAAGCGAGCGCACGGAGCGCCGGTGGACCTTGGGATGCAGGCGCGCGCGCGACCTTCGCGACGAATCTCGCCGGCTGTGCCCTCTTCGGCTTCTGGGTCGCGGCGGCCGCCGCCGGCCGGGTCGGCGCGAACCTCGACGCCGGAAGCGCGAACGCCCTCGACCTCTTCGTCCTGACCGGGCTCTGCGGGGGCTGGACGACCTTCTCCACCGTCGTTGCCGACGGCGTCCGGCTTCGCAGCGACCGCGGCCGCAGAAGCGCCGTCGCCTACGCCGCCGCGACCGGAATCCTCGGGATCCTCGCCCTCTGGATCGGCCTGCGGATCGGCGCGTAG
- a CDS encoding CrcB family protein: MPERPPPIALWKLCLVVALGGALGALTRLGVEIALAASVASPLLAGSLSLGAVNALGAGGLGGLLGRLERRGGAPWLRPFLAIGFLGAFTTFSGFAAHLRVLHLEAGPLPTAVFFFASCFAAVLLFHAARGPAPAPEARA, encoded by the coding sequence ATGCCCGAGCGCCCGCCGCCGATCGCTCTCTGGAAGCTCTGCCTGGTCGTGGCGCTGGGCGGCGCCCTTGGCGCGCTCACGCGGCTCGGGGTCGAGATCGCGCTCGCGGCGAGCGTCGCGTCTCCGCTCCTCGCCGGCTCGCTCTCGCTCGGCGCCGTGAACGCGCTCGGCGCCGGCGGGCTCGGCGGCCTCCTCGGCCGGCTCGAGCGGCGCGGCGGCGCCCCTTGGCTGCGCCCTTTCCTCGCGATCGGCTTCCTGGGCGCCTTCACGACCTTCTCCGGCTTCGCCGCCCATCTGCGGGTCCTCCACCTGGAGGCCGGCCCGCTCCCGACGGCCGTGTTCTTCTTCGCGTCCTGTTTCGCAGCGGTCCTGCTCTTCCACGCCGCGCGCGGTCCCGCGCCCGCGCCGGAGGCGCGCGCTTGA